One Yoonia sp. BS5-3 genomic window carries:
- the iolC gene encoding 5-dehydro-2-deoxygluconokinase: MKTLRGIQKNNFLVMGRVGMDLFPDPPGMDIEHATTLNVDMGGSSANIAAGIVKLGGKAALLTCVSDDAVGRACTRMLKKYGIDDCYIRTVGGEARNSLALYESRVVDHQSVIYRNGAADFEMGIADVEAVDYSQFGALITAGTVFAAEPSRSAAFHAFTLARAAGLPIIFDVDYRPYSWPSPEIAADVLSRAGAMSDLIVGNDEEFGFMAGGVEKGLAQAKILAETTADLVIYKMGEKGAITFDGASAQRTGIYPVKALKPTGAGDSFMAGLLTGIADGLTLAQAILRGSACAAIVVGKPGCAPAMPYPADLEEFLANHPGPTDP, from the coding sequence ATGAAGACTTTGCGCGGCATCCAAAAGAACAACTTTCTGGTCATGGGGCGGGTCGGCATGGATCTGTTTCCAGACCCACCTGGCATGGATATCGAACATGCCACGACGCTTAACGTGGATATGGGCGGCTCTTCGGCCAATATCGCTGCCGGTATCGTTAAGCTGGGCGGAAAGGCTGCATTGCTAACATGCGTATCAGATGATGCGGTTGGACGGGCCTGCACCCGGATGCTGAAGAAATACGGGATCGACGATTGCTATATTCGCACAGTCGGCGGAGAGGCCCGCAATTCACTGGCCCTTTATGAAAGCCGGGTCGTGGACCATCAATCAGTCATTTACCGCAATGGCGCGGCCGATTTCGAGATGGGTATCGCTGATGTCGAGGCTGTGGATTACAGCCAATTTGGCGCGCTGATCACGGCCGGAACCGTCTTTGCCGCTGAGCCATCACGAAGCGCCGCCTTTCATGCCTTTACGTTGGCCCGTGCGGCGGGTCTGCCGATCATCTTTGATGTAGATTATCGGCCCTACTCCTGGCCTTCGCCGGAAATTGCGGCCGATGTGCTGTCCCGCGCGGGCGCGATGTCAGACCTGATTGTCGGAAATGATGAAGAATTCGGCTTTATGGCGGGCGGCGTCGAAAAAGGGCTGGCGCAGGCCAAAATACTGGCAGAGACCACCGCCGATCTGGTGATTTACAAAATGGGCGAAAAAGGCGCGATCACCTTTGATGGCGCAAGTGCCCAGCGGACGGGGATCTACCCTGTCAAAGCGCTGAAACCCACCGGCGCGGGGGATAGTTTCATGGCCGGGCTTTTGACCGGCATTGCCGATGGATTGACCCTAGCCCAGGCCATTTTGCGCGGCTCTGCCTGCGCGGCGATTGTGGTGGGCAAGCCTGGCTGCGCCCCGGCGATGCCCTATCCCGCTGACCTTGAAGAATTTCTGGCCAATCATCCTGGCCCGACTGATCCTTGA
- a CDS encoding 5-deoxy-glucuronate isomerase, translating into MHIAPHDNQNKPIVDADDPTVPLNYFNIVKLTKGQSFDYQVPGYETCIVPATGTVDVHVEGMDFPKLGNRVADVWDGEPEGVYIPVGAKVTINCLSDETETFIAGARYDKVLDPFDVRVPDKVQYGSDDTKTHRKIKHILGQKEHDKVGRLLVSELFTVGQGGWSGFPAHKHDTDNLPHETRHDETYNFRFRPKHGSGVQILQREEGKPGDAYQLMDGSTIMIDKGYHPCAVMPGYEMYYFTILGGLSQRSLVQFFQPTHAYQVETIPGIKDMVAKFK; encoded by the coding sequence ATGCATATTGCCCCTCATGACAATCAGAACAAACCGATCGTGGATGCAGATGACCCAACAGTGCCGCTGAACTATTTTAACATTGTTAAACTGACCAAAGGGCAAAGCTTTGACTATCAAGTCCCTGGTTATGAAACCTGCATTGTCCCGGCCACAGGGACGGTCGATGTGCACGTAGAAGGCATGGATTTCCCCAAACTGGGCAACCGCGTCGCGGATGTCTGGGATGGAGAGCCCGAGGGGGTTTACATCCCGGTTGGGGCCAAGGTGACGATCAACTGCCTTTCAGATGAGACCGAGACGTTTATCGCCGGTGCGCGGTATGACAAGGTGCTTGACCCCTTTGATGTGCGGGTACCCGACAAGGTGCAATATGGATCGGATGACACCAAGACCCACCGGAAGATCAAACATATCCTGGGCCAGAAAGAGCATGACAAGGTCGGCCGATTACTGGTCTCGGAACTTTTTACGGTGGGTCAAGGCGGTTGGTCCGGCTTTCCGGCCCACAAGCATGACACGGACAATCTGCCCCATGAGACCCGCCACGATGAAACCTATAATTTCAGGTTCAGGCCAAAACACGGGTCGGGCGTACAAATCTTGCAGCGCGAAGAGGGCAAGCCGGGGGATGCGTATCAATTGATGGATGGCTCAACCATCATGATCGACAAAGGGTATCATCCTTGTGCGGTGATGCCGGGGTACGAGATGTATTATTTTACCATTCTGGGCGGCCTAAGCCAGCGTAGCCTAGTGCAATTCTTTCAACCGACCCATGCTTATCAGGTCGAGACCATTCCGGGCATCAAAGACATGGTCGCCAAGTTCAAATGA
- a CDS encoding class II fructose-bisphosphate aldolase: protein MPLVTLADILQPALRNGYAVAGLVTLGWEDMRAYVAAAEAENCPVILQAGPSCRAHTPLPILGKMFSHLAENASVPVVAHLDHGYTTDECREALESGFTSLMFDGSRKPLAENIAETAAIAEMAHAAGVSCEGEIGFVGYADGENSAGTDPDEAAKFARETGVDAMAISVGNVHLQQDQQGGLDLPRIRAIEAVTDVPLVIHGGSGVPIDQRRALAAGSKICKFNIGTELRMAFGAALRDAVDQDPNRFDRVQILKDTHAPVVAAARQVLRAFKG, encoded by the coding sequence ATGCCACTTGTCACGCTCGCCGATATTTTACAGCCCGCATTGCGGAACGGCTATGCCGTGGCTGGTTTAGTCACGCTGGGTTGGGAGGACATGCGCGCCTATGTCGCCGCCGCAGAGGCTGAAAACTGCCCTGTAATCCTACAAGCAGGACCATCCTGCCGCGCCCATACCCCCCTGCCTATCTTGGGCAAGATGTTTTCCCATTTGGCCGAAAACGCCAGCGTGCCTGTCGTTGCCCATCTCGACCATGGTTACACAACGGACGAATGCCGCGAAGCGCTTGAAAGCGGCTTTACCTCATTGATGTTTGACGGCTCACGCAAACCGCTGGCCGAGAATATTGCCGAAACCGCCGCGATCGCCGAAATGGCCCATGCCGCAGGTGTGTCCTGCGAGGGCGAGATCGGATTTGTCGGTTACGCAGATGGCGAAAACTCTGCCGGGACAGACCCTGATGAGGCCGCGAAATTTGCCCGCGAAACAGGTGTCGACGCGATGGCGATCTCGGTTGGCAATGTCCATTTGCAACAGGATCAACAGGGCGGGCTGGACCTGCCGCGCATTCGCGCAATTGAGGCCGTCACGGATGTGCCTTTGGTTATTCATGGCGGCTCGGGCGTGCCGATCGATCAGCGCCGCGCCCTTGCCGCGGGATCGAAGATTTGCAAATTCAACATCGGCACCGAACTGCGCATGGCCTTTGGTGCGGCCCTGCGTGATGCGGTCGACCAAGATCCAAACCGATTTGACCGGGTCCAAATTCTGAAAGACACCCATGCCCCGGTTGTTGCCGCCGCACGCCAGGTCCTACGCGCCTTCAAAGGATAA
- the iolG gene encoding inositol 2-dehydrogenase — protein MINIGILGCGRIGQVHARAIAGLPNARLVAVADAFPDAAIALSEATGADIRNSAAIIAAPDIDAIIIGTPTDTHYDLIHRAAAAGKAIFCEKPVDLSADRIRDCIRAIDASGVPFFTAFNRRFDPNFAQIKARITAGEIGDVEIITILSRDPAPPPISYIAGSGGIFRDMMIHDFDMARFLLAEEPVQVFAVGSALVDPAIAAAGDVDTAAVTLTTASGKICQISNSRRAAYGYDQRLEVHGSKGMLRAENRLENAVEVATEAGFQRAPAMHFFLERYAEAYAAEMVHFVAALEAGTAPAPGITDGLQAQLLADAAAESLATGVPVLL, from the coding sequence ATGATCAATATTGGTATTTTGGGTTGCGGCCGGATCGGGCAGGTGCATGCCCGGGCCATTGCGGGGCTGCCAAATGCCCGGTTGGTCGCGGTCGCAGATGCGTTTCCTGACGCCGCAATCGCCCTTTCCGAGGCAACGGGCGCCGACATACGCAACAGCGCTGCGATCATTGCCGCCCCCGATATCGATGCCATCATCATCGGCACACCGACCGATACCCATTACGATCTGATCCATCGTGCCGCTGCCGCCGGTAAGGCCATTTTCTGCGAAAAGCCGGTTGATCTATCCGCTGACCGCATCCGCGATTGCATACGCGCCATTGACGCATCCGGCGTGCCGTTTTTCACTGCCTTTAACCGCCGTTTTGATCCCAACTTCGCCCAGATCAAAGCCCGTATCACCGCCGGAGAGATCGGCGATGTTGAGATCATCACGATCCTGTCGCGTGATCCCGCCCCGCCGCCAATCAGCTATATTGCGGGTTCGGGCGGTATTTTTCGCGACATGATGATCCATGATTTTGACATGGCCCGCTTTCTGCTTGCTGAAGAACCTGTGCAGGTCTTTGCCGTGGGCTCTGCCCTTGTTGATCCAGCCATTGCCGCCGCGGGCGATGTTGATACGGCCGCTGTCACCCTGACCACGGCCAGCGGCAAGATTTGCCAGATTTCAAATTCCCGCCGTGCTGCGTACGGGTATGATCAGCGTCTTGAGGTTCATGGCTCAAAGGGCATGCTACGGGCCGAAAATAGGTTGGAAAACGCGGTTGAGGTCGCCACTGAAGCTGGTTTTCAGCGCGCGCCCGCCATGCATTTCTTTCTCGAGCGTTACGCCGAAGCCTATGCCGCTGAGATGGTTCACTTTGTGGCGGCGTTAGAGGCAGGCACCGCGCCTGCCCCGGGCATCACCGATGGGTTGCAAGCCCAGCTTTTGGCCGATGCGGCCGCAGAATCATTGGCTACCGGCGTGCCGGTCCTGCTCTGA
- a CDS encoding MAPEG family protein produces MPDITLPITSLAALVLGCTHLLLTIRVIRIRRRDGVVLGENEDRVLTKAIRGQANASEQMPLGLIMLALCELQGGPAALLWLLALALMAGRGIHAVYFGIHGTHWRLRVLGMLLTLIAQTGLLASLAFVLIT; encoded by the coding sequence TTGCCCGATATCACGCTTCCGATCACCAGCCTGGCCGCTCTGGTGCTGGGCTGTACCCATCTTTTGCTAACCATTCGCGTTATTCGCATTCGCCGCCGCGATGGTGTCGTTTTGGGCGAAAATGAGGACCGGGTGCTGACCAAGGCGATCCGCGGGCAGGCCAATGCGTCCGAGCAGATGCCGCTGGGGCTGATCATGCTAGCCTTGTGTGAGCTGCAGGGCGGGCCTGCTGCGCTGCTATGGCTGTTGGCGCTGGCTTTAATGGCGGGCCGGGGCATACATGCCGTTTATTTTGGGATACATGGCACGCATTGGCGTTTGCGCGTTTTGGGGATGTTACTGACCCTGATTGCGCAGACCGGTCTGCTTGCCAGTCTGGCCTTTGTGCTGATCACATGA
- the rpmG gene encoding 50S ribosomal protein L33: MAKPTTIKIRLNSTAGTGHFYVTKKNARTMTEKMVIKKYDPVVRKHVEYKEGKIK, from the coding sequence ATGGCGAAGCCAACCACCATCAAGATCCGCCTGAACTCCACCGCGGGGACCGGGCATTTCTACGTGACGAAAAAGAATGCACGTACCATGACCGAGAAAATGGTCATCAAAAAATACGACCCCGTTGTGCGCAAGCATGTTGAATATAAAGAAGGTAAGATCAAGTAA
- a CDS encoding PAS domain-containing protein, whose translation MAKPLSALRDSPDCVKLLNRAGRISFMGEQGLRTMALDSLSDVVGKAWWDFWAADQRDLIRQRFDAALAGDVQEFRLQGAMGRSDPKTWAVTLSAVPGVDGVPTSVLVVSRDIAQE comes from the coding sequence ATGGCAAAACCTCTCTCGGCGCTTCGTGACAGCCCTGACTGCGTGAAATTGCTCAATCGGGCGGGGCGGATCAGTTTCATGGGCGAGCAGGGTTTGCGGACTATGGCTCTCGACAGTCTCTCAGATGTGGTGGGCAAGGCCTGGTGGGATTTCTGGGCCGCAGACCAGCGTGATTTGATCCGGCAACGCTTTGATGCAGCGCTTGCCGGGGACGTGCAGGAATTTCGGCTGCAGGGTGCTATGGGGCGCAGTGATCCCAAAACATGGGCCGTAACGCTCTCGGCAGTGCCGGGCGTTGATGGGGTGCCGACCTCGGTGCTGGTGGTTTCGCGGGATATCGCGCAGGAATAA
- a CDS encoding DUF6065 family protein, giving the protein MIGGAFIGHLTKCTTKATPKMSGNIVKFFKVYPHATTPLIADTSALGNNPTGAFQYCEPLRKASAFGWYVFPAKQAEVIFDGTDLYYADDGQWQPLQNVTLGQEFLDDWQSKAPEAAKGFAPSFMQAAFVPGVLQVWSGILVSTKEDWISLVRPVANANFYGALQCYDGVVETDAYGPWPLFINVRVTKSDVPIILDPNRPLFQLQVLPRTAFEAQTRQADIADEEAVGLGLTSAEWDGFTGTVRKADFRENKGRRVGEYAINARKSDKNKR; this is encoded by the coding sequence TTGATCGGTGGTGCTTTTATTGGACATTTGACCAAATGCACAACGAAAGCCACGCCTAAAATGAGCGGAAACATCGTCAAGTTTTTCAAGGTTTATCCACATGCGACGACGCCACTGATCGCTGATACGTCAGCCTTGGGCAACAACCCAACCGGAGCCTTTCAATACTGCGAACCCCTACGTAAGGCATCGGCATTCGGGTGGTATGTGTTTCCTGCAAAGCAGGCAGAGGTGATTTTTGACGGCACCGATCTTTACTATGCAGATGATGGGCAGTGGCAGCCGTTGCAAAACGTCACGTTGGGGCAAGAGTTTTTAGATGATTGGCAAAGCAAGGCACCCGAAGCCGCGAAGGGTTTTGCGCCATCATTTATGCAGGCGGCCTTTGTACCCGGCGTATTGCAGGTTTGGTCAGGCATTTTGGTTTCCACGAAAGAAGATTGGATCAGCCTTGTTCGTCCTGTTGCTAACGCGAATTTCTATGGAGCATTACAGTGTTACGATGGCGTGGTTGAGACCGACGCGTATGGACCTTGGCCGCTATTTATTAATGTCAGAGTGACCAAATCAGATGTTCCGATTATTCTGGACCCAAATAGGCCTTTGTTTCAACTACAGGTTTTGCCCCGCACGGCCTTTGAAGCGCAAACACGACAGGCCGATATTGCGGATGAGGAAGCTGTAGGCCTCGGACTGACTTCTGCAGAATGGGACGGGTTCACAGGAACAGTCCGAAAGGCCGATTTTCGCGAAAACAAGGGCCGACGCGTCGGGGAATACGCCATCAACGCCCGGAAGTCCGACAAAAACAAGCGATGA
- a CDS encoding N-acetylmuramoyl-L-alanine amidase, with protein MVVIHYTAMTSAKAALKTLCDPATEVSAHYLIAEDGEVLSLVPEALRAWHAGVGRWGATTDVNSRSIGIELANNGVSPFAAAQMDALTDLLRGIKARWDIRPERVIGHSDMAPGRKIDPGPRFDWRRLAREGLAVWPENWAAEDDAAFVSMMRGFGYTATDDEDLLLKVFRLRFRPSTKGPVDTTDAGMMYNLFRRFPVDLNTTWA; from the coding sequence ATGGTTGTGATCCACTACACGGCCATGACGTCGGCCAAAGCCGCGCTCAAGACGCTGTGTGATCCTGCCACCGAAGTATCAGCGCACTATCTGATCGCCGAGGATGGCGAGGTCTTGTCACTGGTGCCAGAGGCCCTGCGCGCCTGGCACGCAGGTGTGGGGCGCTGGGGGGCTACGACAGACGTCAACAGCCGCTCAATCGGGATCGAACTGGCCAATAACGGGGTCAGCCCCTTTGCGGCGGCGCAGATGGATGCGCTGACAGATCTGCTGCGAGGGATCAAAGCGCGCTGGGATATCAGACCGGAACGGGTGATCGGACATTCGGACATGGCCCCGGGGCGCAAAATCGATCCGGGCCCGCGTTTTGACTGGCGGCGATTGGCACGCGAGGGGCTGGCGGTCTGGCCAGAGAATTGGGCGGCCGAAGACGATGCGGCCTTTGTCTCGATGATGCGGGGATTCGGATATACGGCCACCGATGATGAAGACCTGCTGCTGAAAGTGTTTCGGCTACGGTTTAGGCCATCGACCAAGGGGCCTGTTGATACGACCGATGCGGGCATGATGTATAACCTCTTTCGCCGTTTCCCCGTTGACCTAAACACGACTTGGGCCTAA
- the gatA gene encoding Asp-tRNA(Asn)/Glu-tRNA(Gln) amidotransferase subunit GatA, with amino-acid sequence MTDLTKLTIAQARDAMRKGETTSAEITKACLTAIEGADALGAFVHNTPQIATAQAEAADTRIKAGDAPAMCGIPLGIKDLFCTKGVPSQAASGILEGFKPEYESTVTSQLFDAGAVMLGKLNMDEFAMGSSNETSVYGNAVNPWKLGDKALTPGGSSGGSASAVAADLCLAATGTDTGGSIRQPAAFTGITGLKPTYGRVSRWGIVAFASSLDQAGPMTKDVRDAAIMLQAMCGHDAKDSTSADLPVPDFEAALTGDIKGKTIGIPKEYRMDGMPSDIEKLWADGTTMLKDAGAKIVDISLPHTKYALPAYYVIAPAEASSNLARYDGVRFGNRAKLDAGDGITEMYEKTRAQGFGPEVQRRVMVGTYVLSAGFYDAYYNRARRVRTLIKQDFDTVFADGVDAILTPATPSAAFGLGEDMDPIEMYLNDVFTVTVNLAGLPGIAVPTGLDQQGLPLGLQLIGRPWEEADLLNVAYSLEQSAGFVAKPGKWW; translated from the coding sequence ATGACTGATCTGACAAAACTGACGATTGCGCAGGCCCGTGACGCCATGCGCAAAGGCGAAACGACAAGCGCCGAAATCACCAAGGCTTGCCTGACAGCCATTGAAGGGGCCGATGCGCTGGGCGCATTTGTGCATAACACACCCCAGATCGCGACCGCGCAGGCCGAGGCCGCTGATACGCGAATCAAAGCTGGCGATGCGCCCGCCATGTGCGGCATCCCGCTGGGGATTAAGGATCTGTTCTGCACCAAAGGTGTACCCTCGCAAGCGGCATCGGGCATCCTCGAAGGGTTTAAGCCGGAATACGAATCCACCGTGACCAGCCAGCTGTTTGATGCAGGGGCGGTGATGCTGGGCAAGCTGAACATGGACGAATTTGCCATGGGCTCGTCCAATGAAACCTCCGTTTATGGTAATGCGGTCAACCCCTGGAAACTGGGCGACAAAGCACTGACGCCCGGTGGGTCTTCGGGCGGGTCAGCAAGCGCGGTGGCCGCTGATCTGTGCCTCGCGGCAACGGGAACCGACACCGGCGGATCAATCCGTCAGCCTGCGGCATTCACGGGGATCACTGGGCTAAAACCGACCTATGGACGCGTCTCGCGTTGGGGGATCGTGGCTTTTGCGTCATCGCTGGATCAGGCGGGACCAATGACCAAAGACGTGCGCGATGCGGCGATCATGCTGCAGGCCATGTGCGGACACGACGCCAAAGACAGCACCAGCGCTGATCTGCCCGTGCCGGATTTTGAGGCGGCGCTGACCGGCGACATCAAAGGTAAAACCATCGGCATTCCCAAAGAATACCGGATGGACGGTATGCCCAGCGACATCGAAAAGCTCTGGGCCGACGGCACCACAATGCTGAAAGATGCGGGCGCTAAGATCGTCGACATCAGCCTGCCGCACACGAAATACGCGCTGCCTGCTTACTATGTAATCGCCCCAGCCGAAGCCTCATCCAACCTCGCACGCTATGATGGTGTGCGCTTTGGCAACCGGGCCAAGCTGGATGCGGGTGACGGCATCACCGAGATGTATGAAAAGACACGCGCCCAAGGGTTCGGCCCGGAAGTGCAGCGCCGGGTCATGGTTGGCACCTATGTGCTGTCCGCAGGTTTCTATGACGCCTATTACAACCGGGCGCGACGGGTGCGCACGTTGATCAAACAGGACTTCGATACGGTCTTTGCGGATGGGGTCGATGCGATCCTGACGCCTGCCACGCCGTCAGCAGCCTTTGGGCTGGGCGAGGATATGGACCCAATTGAAATGTACCTCAACGATGTCTTCACGGTCACCGTGAACCTCGCAGGTCTGCCCGGGATCGCAGTACCAACGGGGCTGGATCAACAAGGACTCCCGCTGGGCCTACAGCTGATCGGGCGGCCCTGGGAAGAGGCCGATTTGCTGAACGTGGCCTATAGCCTCGAGCAATCGGCAGGTTTTGTGGCCAAACCGGGCAAGTGGTGGTAA
- the gatC gene encoding Asp-tRNA(Asn)/Glu-tRNA(Gln) amidotransferase subunit GatC: protein MSIDTETARRVAKLARIKVEDDALPALAGEFNAILGFIEQLNEVDVEGVEPMTSVTPQRLKRREDVVTDGSQQEAVLANAPDAREGFFAVPKVVE from the coding sequence ATGTCGATCGACACCGAAACCGCCCGCCGCGTGGCCAAACTGGCCCGCATCAAGGTGGAAGATGATGCCTTGCCCGCGCTTGCGGGCGAATTCAACGCGATCCTTGGGTTCATCGAGCAACTGAACGAAGTTGATGTGGAAGGGGTCGAACCCATGACCTCCGTGACACCGCAGCGGCTGAAACGGCGTGAAGACGTCGTTACCGATGGCAGCCAACAAGAGGCCGTGCTGGCCAACGCGCCCGACGCCCGCGAAGGGTTCTTTGCCGTGCCGAAGGTGGTGGAATAA
- a CDS encoding nucleoside deaminase encodes MKFRSYMDIALNEARAAAHRSEVPVGAVIIHAGKVIGSAGNRTRELNDPTAHAEMLAIRAACAALGQERLTGCDLYVTLEPCPMCAAAISNARIGRLYYGASDPKSGGVGQGPRIFSHAQCHHVPEIYSDIDATACEALLKSFFTQRRGS; translated from the coding sequence ATGAAGTTCCGATCTTACATGGATATCGCCCTGAATGAGGCGCGGGCCGCAGCACATAGGTCCGAAGTGCCCGTGGGGGCCGTGATTATCCATGCAGGAAAGGTGATCGGCAGCGCAGGAAACCGCACGCGCGAGCTGAACGATCCGACGGCCCATGCCGAAATGCTTGCGATCCGCGCGGCCTGCGCGGCACTGGGGCAAGAGCGGCTTACTGGCTGCGATCTCTATGTCACGCTCGAGCCTTGCCCGATGTGCGCGGCCGCCATCAGCAATGCGCGTATCGGGCGGCTGTATTATGGCGCGTCTGATCCGAAATCCGGCGGGGTTGGGCAAGGACCGCGCATCTTCAGCCATGCGCAATGTCATCATGTGCCGGAAATCTACAGCGATATTGATGCGACAGCCTGCGAGGCGCTCTTGAAATCCTTCTTTACGCAGCGGCGGGGAAGTTAG
- a CDS encoding diguanylate cyclase, with protein MRSSFNKTEWSVVVLVGTLLVCLIALAGQSSRARDDVIERAFENAEILADFFRITQEHYTESISGVPGVRFTIYPDAEPDALMYPATLGRRYTQSFNRNHADTQFKIYSNYPFVTSLGSELDNFAQQALDQLQSSEDAPIRYVETLPDNRRRVRYAVPIVMQEGCVNCHNSNQWELVRRNWEVGDVRGVREVSITLMPPDLYSRTEASLLLVLMFSASILGVFVVFPAVRREVKHRVLFHEMSIRAEHEAKTNLAAATTDALTQIGNRRFFDAEIAAMIKAHREAGDPLSLLMLDIDHFKEVNDQFGHDTGDYAIQAIARILKDVTRPVDRVARYGGEEFAVLVTGLDADGVLSIAERIRRNIAAHDFSHAGHDIRLTISIGATMLQPADEVDAFIKRADTLLYRAKESGRDQVCGDFATAAQ; from the coding sequence ATGCGTTCCTCCTTTAACAAAACCGAATGGTCTGTTGTTGTCCTTGTCGGTACCCTGCTGGTGTGCCTGATTGCACTTGCTGGCCAGTCAAGCCGCGCGCGTGATGACGTCATTGAACGCGCTTTTGAGAATGCCGAGATCTTGGCCGATTTTTTCAGAATCACGCAGGAGCATTACACCGAGAGCATCAGCGGTGTTCCGGGCGTGCGGTTTACGATCTATCCCGATGCTGAACCTGATGCTTTGATGTATCCGGCGACGCTGGGCCGTCGTTATACCCAAAGCTTTAACCGCAACCACGCCGACACGCAGTTCAAAATCTACAGCAATTACCCGTTCGTAACCAGCTTAGGCAGCGAGTTAGACAATTTCGCCCAGCAGGCCCTAGATCAACTGCAATCAAGTGAAGACGCCCCAATACGCTATGTCGAAACCCTACCAGATAACCGGCGCCGCGTCCGCTACGCCGTTCCGATTGTCATGCAGGAAGGCTGTGTGAACTGCCATAACAGTAATCAATGGGAATTGGTCCGTCGCAACTGGGAGGTTGGTGATGTGCGCGGTGTGCGCGAGGTGTCGATCACCTTGATGCCCCCCGATTTGTACAGCCGCACCGAAGCCTCGTTGCTTCTGGTCCTGATGTTCAGCGCCAGCATTTTGGGTGTTTTTGTCGTATTCCCGGCTGTCCGCCGCGAAGTGAAACACCGCGTTCTGTTCCATGAGATGAGCATTCGTGCCGAACACGAGGCAAAAACAAACCTGGCCGCCGCAACAACCGATGCGTTGACCCAGATCGGCAATCGCCGCTTTTTCGACGCGGAAATCGCTGCCATGATCAAAGCCCATCGTGAGGCGGGCGATCCTTTGTCCCTGTTGATGCTGGATATCGACCATTTCAAAGAGGTGAATGATCAATTTGGCCATGATACCGGCGATTATGCGATCCAGGCCATTGCCAGAATTCTCAAAGACGTCACACGGCCTGTTGACCGTGTGGCCCGCTATGGCGGCGAGGAATTTGCGGTTTTGGTGACAGGGCTTGATGCCGATGGCGTGCTGTCCATCGCCGAGCGTATCAGGCGCAACATTGCCGCACATGATTTCAGCCATGCCGGACATGACATTCGCCTGACGATCAGTATTGGCGCAACGATGCTGCAGCCTGCCGATGAGGTGGACGCCTTTATCAAGCGAGCCGATACACTGTTGTATCGCGCCAAGGAAAGTGGCCGTGATCAGGTTTGCGGTGATTTCGCCACCGCTGCGCAATAG
- a CDS encoding RbsD/FucU domain-containing protein: MTDQEARSVLRNIPPLLSPDLLYVLRAMGHGDMIAIVDANFPAEGLGPRCLRADGANASALLQAVLTVMPLDTYCDDPAICMQVVDAPQTTPEAVADFQQIINTVADAPRAIQSLERFAFYTKAKTAFAVVQTGERRLYGNILLTKGVIG, from the coding sequence ATGACAGATCAAGAGGCCCGCTCCGTGCTCCGCAACATCCCCCCGCTTTTGTCGCCCGATCTTTTATATGTGCTGCGCGCGATGGGGCATGGTGATATGATCGCAATCGTTGATGCGAATTTTCCAGCCGAAGGGCTGGGGCCACGTTGTCTGCGCGCCGACGGGGCAAATGCAAGCGCGCTTTTGCAAGCGGTATTAACGGTGATGCCGCTGGATACCTATTGCGACGATCCGGCGATTTGTATGCAGGTTGTGGATGCGCCCCAGACCACCCCCGAGGCTGTGGCGGATTTTCAACAGATCATCAACACAGTGGCCGACGCGCCCAGGGCCATTCAATCGCTGGAACGTTTTGCTTTCTACACAAAGGCCAAAACGGCTTTTGCGGTTGTGCAAACCGGCGAAAGGCGGCTTTACGGCAATATCCTTCTGACCAAGGGGGTGATCGGCTAA